Genomic window (Planococcus sp. MSAK28401):
AGGAATTTTAAATGAGCAAAATTATCGGAATTGACTTAGGTACAACAAACTCAGCGGTCGCAGTCTTAGAAGGCGGCGAGCCGAAAATCATCCCAAACCCGGAAGGCAACCGCACGACACCATCGGTCGTATCGTTCAAAAACGGCGAACGCCAAGTCGGTGAAGTCGCAAAACGCCAATCCATCACGAACCCAAACACCATCCAATCCGTAAAACGCTTGATGGGTACACAGGAAAAAGTGACGGCTGAAGATAAAGAATACACACCACAGGAAGTTTCAGCGATGATCCTTCAATACATCAAAGGCTATGCTGAAGATTATCTCGGCGAGAAAGTGACGAAAGCTGTTATCACGGTACCGGCATATTTCAACGATGCAGAACGTCAAGCGACAAAAGACGCTGGGCGCATTGCAGGCCTTGAAGTGGAACGCATCATCAACGAGCCGACAGCGGCAGCGCTTGCTTACGGCCTCGATAAAATGGAAAAAGACGAAACAGTTTTGGTCTATGACCTTGGCGGCGGTACATTCGACGTATCGATCCTTGAACTCGGCGACGGCGTTTTTGAAGTAAAATCGACTGCCGGCGATAACCGTCTGGGCGGCGATGATTTCGATAAGTTAATCATCGACTATTTGGTCCAGGAATTCAAAAAAGAAAACGGCATCGACTTGTCGAAAGACAAAATGGCGACACAGCGCTTGAAAGATGCAGCTGAAAAAGCGAAGAAAGATTTGTCAGGCGTTACATCGACTCAAATTTCATTGCCGTTTATCACAGCTGGTGAATCTGGCCCGCTTCATATGGAAATGAGCCTATCCCGCGCGAAATTCGACGAGTTGACTTCTTCTCTAGTCGAACGCACAATGGGGCCGACTCGCCAAGCCTTGAAAGATGCAGGCATTTCTGCTTCAGAACTTGACCGCGTCATTTTGGTCGGCGGATCTACACGCATCCCATCTGTCCAAGAAGCTGTTAAAAAAGAAACAGGCAAAGACCCTCATAAAGGCGTAAACCCGGATGAAGTTGTCGCAATGGGTGCTGCTGTACAAGGCGGCGTATTGACTGGAGACGTCCAAGACGTAGTATTGCTTGATGTAACTCCATTGTCTCTTGGTATCGAAACGATGGGCGGTGTGTTCACGAAATTGATCGAGCGCAACACGACGATCCCGACATCTAAATCACAGACATTCTCTACTGCAGCGGACAACCAGCCGGCAGTTGACATCCATGTCTTGCAAGGTGAACGCCCGATGGCAGCGGACAATAAAACACTCGGCCGCTTCCAATTGGCTGATATTCCGCCTGCACCGCGCGGCGTGCCGCAAATCGAAGTCAGCTTCGATATCGACAAAAACGGCATTGTCAGCGTAAAAGCGAAAGATCTCGGCACGCAAAAAGAACAAACGATCACGATTCAATCCAACACGACGCTTACGGATGATGAGATCGACCGCATGGTAAAAGAAGCGGAAGAAAATGCCGAAGCAGACGCGAAGCGTAAAGAAGAAGTAGAACTTCGCAACGAAGCGGACCAAGCAGTCTTCACGACAGATAAAACGATCGAAGACCTTGGTGAAGCAGTTTCTGAAGACGAAAAGAAACAAGCTGAAGAAGCGCGCGATGAATTGAAAACAGCGCTTGAAGGCACGGACATCGAAGATATCCGTACGAAGAAAGATAAATTGCAGGAGCTTCTTCAAGGCTTTGCCATGAAAGCTTACGAGCAGGCAGCCCAGAACCAGCAAGGGGCTGAAGGCGAAGGCCAGCAAGGAAATGACGATGTCATGGATGCTGAGTTCGAAGAAGTAAACGACGATAAAGACAAGTAAGATATGCAAGGCCGAAAAAGTCAAAGCAAAGCAACTGCTTTGGCTTTTTCAATGTCTTTGCAAGCGCAATTTAAACCGTGTACAATTACAGTTGACTGCAAGAGGGAGAGTGACCTATGAATAAGCGAGACTATTACGAAGTCCTTGGCGTTTCTAAGGATGCTTCAAAAGAGGAAATCAAGAAAGCGTACCGGAAGCTTTCCAAACAATATCACCCGGACATCAATAAGGAAGCGGATGCTTCCGAGAAGTTCCAGGAGGTCAAAGAAGCCTACGAAGTGTTGAGTGATGAGCAAAAACGCTCCCAGTATGACCAATTCGGCCATCAGGATCCAAACCAAGGCTTCGGTGGCGGCGGATTTGGCGGTGCGGAAGGATTCGGATTTGATGATATTTTCAGTACCTTCTTCGGCGGCGGCACGCGTCGCCGCGACCCGAATGCACCTAGAAAAGGCGATGATCTTCAATATTCCATGACCATCGATTTTCTGGATGCCGTATTCGGCGAGGAGACGGAAATTGAAATTCCGAAAGATGAAACATGCGAAACTTGCGACGGCTCAGGAGCGAAGCCCGGAACGAGCAAGAAAACTTGCCCGTATTGCGAAGGAACGGGCCAGTTGAATGTCGCGCAAGATACGCCATTCGGCCGCATGGTCAATCGCCGTGCATGCCATCACTGTGAAGGCACCGGCCAAATCATCGAAGAAAAATGCACAACTTGCCGTGGTGCAGGTAAAGTGAGAAAAATGAAGAAGATCAAAGTGACGGTTCCAGCCGGCGTCGATGACGGGCAGCAATTGCGCGTATCAGGACAAGGCGGGCCAGGCTTTAACGGCGGGACAGCCGGAGACCTATACGTGCTGTTCCGTGTCAAACCCCATGCGCAATTCGAACGTGACGGGGACGACATTCATTTGGAATTGCCAATCACTTACCCGCAAGCAGCACTTGGTGACGAGATCGAAGTCCCGACTGTTTCCGGTAAAGTAAAACTGAAGATTCCGGCCGGAACGCAAAACGGCGCCCGTTTCCGCTTGCGTGGAAAAGGCGTACAAAACGTTCACGGCTATGGCGTCGGCGATCAACACATCACCATCAAAGTGAAAGTCCCGACCAAGTTAAGCGAAAAGCAGAAACAATTGCTGCGTGAGTTTGCCGAAATTTCCGGAGATATCCCGGAAGAGCAAAGCAGCTCATTGTTCGATAAGATTAAAAGAACCATCAAAGGTGATTAATAGACAGGTATAGCCTTGGACAAATGGAAAACTCCCGTGAAGCAGGGAGTTTTCTGTCTGTTACATAATTGTTCAATAAAGGAGCTGGTCGCAAGTGAAATGGTCTGAGCTGTCGATTCATACAACGAACGAAGCGATTGAATCAATTTCCAACATTCTGCATGAAGCAGGGGCGAGCGGAGTCGTCATCGAGGACTCCGAAGATCTGACGAAAGACCGCGAAGATGTATTCGGTGAAATTTACTCACTCGATCCTGAAGACTTTCCGACAGAAGGCGTCATTTTGAAAGCGTATTTGCCGGTAAATAGCTTTCTCGGGGAAGCCGTCGAAGGCATTAAACTGGCGATCAATAATCTGGCAGAATTCAATATCAATGTCGGGCGCAATGTCGTCACAATCAGTGAAGTGAATGAAGAAGATTGGGCGACGTCATGGAAGAAGTATTACCATCCGGTAAAAATTTCCAAAAGATTCACCATTGTGCCGACATGGGAAACCTATCATCCAGTTTCAAGCGATGAATTGATCATCGAACTCGATCCGGGCATGGCATTCGGTACGGGAACGCATCCGACAACTGTTATGAGCCTGCAAGCACTTGAAAAGCATGTCGATAAAGGCAATACGGTCATCGATGTCGGCACGGGGTCAGGAGTGCTTGCAATCGGAGCTGCTTTACTCGAAGCACAATCAGTAAGAGCACTAGATCTTGATGAGATTGCCGTAAAAGCAGCAGGGCTGAATGTGAAGTTGAACAAAGTACAAAACCGTGTCGATGTATTCCATGGCAACTTGCTCGAAGCAATTGATGA
Coding sequences:
- the dnaK gene encoding molecular chaperone DnaK; translated protein: MSKIIGIDLGTTNSAVAVLEGGEPKIIPNPEGNRTTPSVVSFKNGERQVGEVAKRQSITNPNTIQSVKRLMGTQEKVTAEDKEYTPQEVSAMILQYIKGYAEDYLGEKVTKAVITVPAYFNDAERQATKDAGRIAGLEVERIINEPTAAALAYGLDKMEKDETVLVYDLGGGTFDVSILELGDGVFEVKSTAGDNRLGGDDFDKLIIDYLVQEFKKENGIDLSKDKMATQRLKDAAEKAKKDLSGVTSTQISLPFITAGESGPLHMEMSLSRAKFDELTSSLVERTMGPTRQALKDAGISASELDRVILVGGSTRIPSVQEAVKKETGKDPHKGVNPDEVVAMGAAVQGGVLTGDVQDVVLLDVTPLSLGIETMGGVFTKLIERNTTIPTSKSQTFSTAADNQPAVDIHVLQGERPMAADNKTLGRFQLADIPPAPRGVPQIEVSFDIDKNGIVSVKAKDLGTQKEQTITIQSNTTLTDDEIDRMVKEAEENAEADAKRKEEVELRNEADQAVFTTDKTIEDLGEAVSEDEKKQAEEARDELKTALEGTDIEDIRTKKDKLQELLQGFAMKAYEQAAQNQQGAEGEGQQGNDDVMDAEFEEVNDDKDK
- the dnaJ gene encoding molecular chaperone DnaJ; translated protein: MNKRDYYEVLGVSKDASKEEIKKAYRKLSKQYHPDINKEADASEKFQEVKEAYEVLSDEQKRSQYDQFGHQDPNQGFGGGGFGGAEGFGFDDIFSTFFGGGTRRRDPNAPRKGDDLQYSMTIDFLDAVFGEETEIEIPKDETCETCDGSGAKPGTSKKTCPYCEGTGQLNVAQDTPFGRMVNRRACHHCEGTGQIIEEKCTTCRGAGKVRKMKKIKVTVPAGVDDGQQLRVSGQGGPGFNGGTAGDLYVLFRVKPHAQFERDGDDIHLELPITYPQAALGDEIEVPTVSGKVKLKIPAGTQNGARFRLRGKGVQNVHGYGVGDQHITIKVKVPTKLSEKQKQLLREFAEISGDIPEEQSSSLFDKIKRTIKGD
- the prmA gene encoding 50S ribosomal protein L11 methyltransferase codes for the protein MKWSELSIHTTNEAIESISNILHEAGASGVVIEDSEDLTKDREDVFGEIYSLDPEDFPTEGVILKAYLPVNSFLGEAVEGIKLAINNLAEFNINVGRNVVTISEVNEEDWATSWKKYYHPVKISKRFTIVPTWETYHPVSSDELIIELDPGMAFGTGTHPTTVMSLQALEKHVDKGNTVIDVGTGSGVLAIGAALLEAQSVRALDLDEIAVKAAGLNVKLNKVQNRVDVFHGNLLEAIDDPADVVVANILAEIIMSFTDDAYQAVKPGGIYITSGIIAQKKNDVKQALEASGFIIEDIMMMEDWVTIISKKPL